A region of the Vicugna pacos chromosome 7, VicPac4, whole genome shotgun sequence genome:
ACAGTTAAATGTTTTTATGAAATCCTCATGCATTGGATTTGTCAGTCATTTTGTTGATTTGTGCCCCATATTGAGTGAGGTATAGACTTCAGCTctgatgagggtggggaggaggatgggaaaaCATCCTAGACTAAGAAGAGACTTTGAAGTAGGAAAGTTGACTTGTGACACGGGTTAAAGGAGACCAGTTTGCGTGAAGTGAAGGGTTTATGCCTGGGAGTATTCAGACAGTTGGACTAGGTTGGCGTGAACCTCAGGTGTAGCTAATACTTATTTTGTGCTATAAATAAGAGGGAGTTATTGATGGTTCTTCAGAAGGGTGGCACAATGAAAAAAAGTGATACCACAGTATGATAAATGGTTGTTTGGAGCTGATGAATCAATAAAAGTAAATGGGAGTAAATCTTAGCTGTGATAGTCCATGTGTAATGTAACCAAGGCTCAGGCTAGTACAGGCTTTTAGAGCCAGACAGGAACTCCAGTCATCCGGTTCAAAGGTTCTCAGACAAGAACCACTTTTGGAGTTTGAAAGAGAACAGATTCATGGGCCCTGCTCCCATAGGTGCATTTTGTGCAAGTTCCCCAGAAGATTATGATATGGCATCAGATTTAGGAACGATGAACTAGTCCAACCCTTACACCTAACAAACTTAATTCAAAGAGAGTAAATGACTCAACCATGATGGTCACACTGCTGCTTAGTGCCAAAAGAGAACCCAAGTGGACACTCCCGGTCTGAGCCATCAAGGTGCCCAAGATGGGCAAAGCTCTGGGGGGAACTCAGCTCAAACGTACTCCCCCAGAGGGTCCTCCCTGCTTCTCCAGGGGCTGGTGCCATCCATCCCAGATGGCTGTAGAAGCACCAGTGAAGGGAAGAGGAGCAGAGGGAGCCTTTGAGAGACGACAGGAAGGAATACAAAGGTTCTCTGTGGCCACTAGAGGGGAGTGAGAGAgcaagggaggcaggaaaggtgAGCGTCAAGGTTCCAAGGCCAGCTCACAGGGAGAAGGAGGCTGTCTGTAGTCCTGATGTTGAAGCCAGCGGGGTAGATGTGGAAGGTCAGGCGTTTGGTGATAAGCCTGATGAGCTGCAGCCTGTTTGCAAGATGCCAAGGGGAGTTGCTCAACTAGAGATGAGAGACTGTGGTTCCAGGAAGGAGCAAGCTGGACAGTAAGATCTGGGGCTGCCATGTAGGCATAGAAGCCCCAAGTGAAACCTGAGGATTGAACCTTGAGCTAGAGTAAGCGGGTGCCTATTACAGAGTAAGGGATGGCGCTAAGCAGGCAGGCAAGCCCGGGAGAAAGCTGCAGAGAGCCGAGGAGGAGGACTTGCAGTGATCTATGAATCTGGTCATTCCCAGAAACTTTACAGGAGAGTGGAAAAGCAGAAGCTAGACTCCAGGAAGTGGTGGTCGTATTGGCAAATAAATGTTGCATAAATAAACGTGGGGCTTAACAGACTCATCTTGTTTTGACATTTCAGGGGACGAGTGGATGATTCGGAaggtgaaggtggaggaggaggagcaggaggcaggagaggaggtggaATGGCCCAAGCATCTATCATTACTCCCCAGCCCTTTTCCCTCGCCTGACCTGGGGCCCCTGGCCGCCGCATATAAGCTGGAGCCGGGGGCCCCAGGGGCTCTGGGCGGGCTCGCTCTGACCGGGTGGATCCCGACTTCGGAGAAGCCCTATGGCTGCGGGGAGTGCGAGCGGCGGTTCCGGGACCAGCTGACCTTGCGGCTGCACCAGAGACTGCACCGCGGCGAGGGTCCGTGCGCCTGCCCGGACTGCGGCCGCAGCTTCACGCAGCGCGCGCACATGCTGCTGCACCAGCGCAGCCACCGCGGCGAGCGGCCTTTCCCGTGCTCCGAGTGCGACAAGCGCTTCAGCAAGAAGGCCCACCTGACCCGCCACCTGCGCACGCACACGGGCGAGCGGCCCTACCCGTGCGCAGAGTGCGGCAAGCGCTTCAGCCAGAAGATCCACCTGGGCTCGCACCAGAAGACACACACCGGCGAGCGGCCCTTCCCCTGCCCTGAGTGCGAGAAGCGCTTTCGTAAAAAGACGCACTTGATTCGCCACCAGCGCATCCACACGGGCGAGAGGCCCTACCAGTGCGCGCAGTGCGCACGCAGCTTCACGCACAAGCAGCACTTGGTGCGGCACCAGAGGGTGCACGAGGCGGCTGGTCGCGCCCTGGCCtctcccgacccgcccgcctctCCCGCTTCCCCTGCCCCgtcccccaccccgtcccctccCGGGCCCAAGCCTTTCGCCTGCTCTGACTGCGGCCAGAGTTTCGGCTGGAAGAAGAACCTCGCCACGCACCAGCGTCTGCACCGCAGCGAGGGGAGCCCTTTCGGGTGCGATGAGTGCGCGCTGGGCGCCACCGTGgaccccgccgccgccgagcCCTTGGCATGCGCGGCCCGAAGCACAGCGGCGCCCCAGGGCGCTCCCGCAGGCGAGCGGTCCTTCTTCTGCCCGGACTGCGGGCGCGGCTTCGCCCACGGGCAGCACCTGGCGCGGCACCGGCAGGTGCACACAGGCGATCGGCCCTTCGCCTGCGCGCAGTGTGGCCGCCGCTTCGGCTCGCGGCCCAACCTGGTGGCCCACTCCCGGGCCCACAGTGGCGCCAGGCCTTTCGCCTGTGCGCAGTGCGGCCGCCGCTTCAGCCGCAAGTCGCACCTGGGCCGCCACCAGGCGGTGCACACCGGCAGTCGCCCCCACGCCTGCGCCGTGTGCGCCCGCAGCTTCAGCTCCAAAACCAACCTGGTCCGCCACCAGGCCATCCACACGGGCTCCCGCCCCTTCTCCTGCCCGCAGTGCGGCAAGAGTTTCAGCCGCAAGACCCACCTGGTGCGACACCAGCGCATCCACGACGTAGCCGCCCTTCCGGCCTCTCATGCTGACCTCTCGGCCCCAGCCTGGCCCACTCCCACCGAGGTGGCAGCACCCGCGCTCTTCTTCTGAGCCTCGTTCTCTGCTGGACCCTGCCTTTGCTTTCTTTAGCTCACTGGTTCCCCAATCCCATACGCGAAATCTCCTGGGCGGTGGAGCAGATGGTCTGGCCTCCTGCTGACTATTATCTTTCCCTCTCCATCTTACTGGGGAGAAGTCTGGAAAGGATAACTTGGACATTCTGTGACAAAAATGCTAAGTGAACCCTTGGTGGGAACAGTTCAGGCCTGAGTCCTTGAAAAACTACCACCAAGAGACCCCATCAGAAGACAGACATTTCCTGGACCACCCCGGCCAAGGACTGACTAAGTCAGGAACCTCTACAGGGGGAGGGAAAGTCTGTGTACATaagtttcattaaaattaaaaactgaaggcCTTGGGGCTATTAAATAAGTTGAGGGATGGAACCCCCTGACTTTTCTCATCCATTTCCCCACCTTAACCCACACACAGATACCCCCCTTCCCTTCTATCCTGGATGAGTTTAATTTAGCTGGTAATGGGCTCTACCAAACCAAAATATAATACAGCGAATTGCTAAATCACTACCCTGCTCCCTGCTTCTAGCTCAGATTTGATGAAGAGGAAACATTAGTATACATTTCTCATGCCGGGTGTGGAAGGCTAGAACTATAGGAGATGCAGAGAGGGGAGAGCGTGCCCCTGGCCATTTCCATGGAGATGTCGTGCCACCCTGGGCTCTGGAGCTCTCATGCTCTGTCTCTGTAGCTGTCCCCAGGGGATCTCAGAACAGCAGCCCCATCTACCACTCTGCCTGGCAGCCTGAGGAAGGACGTTAGTGGCAGATGAAGGTTGTTCTCCCATCACACTTTCTGATAAGTTCTCTCTTCATGATGGATGCTTGATCCAGACATGTCTGCAGCTGTACTTCCCCAGcctaggcaggcaggcaggcaggctggcagGGACAGGGAGGGATAAGATTATGGGGAACATGTTGGACTTGGAGTAAGAAGTCTGACATTTGACCCTTCCTTGGCCTCTTGGAGGACTTGGCGCAGAGCACTCATGTTCCTGGGCCTCTGCTTTCTCATTACAATATGAGTGTTGATGTTGATGATGGCTGAGGGCCTTTCCAATTCTAATGTCACTATCACCAAAAATAACCCTAGCAAATACTTATTTGGGTGCCCACTATTTGCCAAGCACTGCAGTGGGCACTGGGCAACAATTGTAAGCAAGACAGGACTGTCACAGAGCTTGGAGGAAATGTGAGGAGTGTGCGGTACGGTGAGCACAGAGGGCACTTGGAGTGGCATCCAAAATCCAGGGAAAGTCAAACGAGGTTCGTGGGATGAGGACACCTCCAAAGTGAGCCCTGAAGGATGGGGAAAAATACCAAGTGAGTAGTCCTTCCTCCTGGTCCTTTTCCTGGGCTCCCATCTCCCTTCTATCCCAGTCTCCTAATTGCAACTGGTCTAAATATGCAAGACCTGGGAAATCTTAAATGGAACCCAGTCCCACAGCCATTCTGGTGACGACCATCGTGttgtgggaggtggggaaagatgAAGAACCAGGCTGCCCTCCTGAGTCAGAGCACAGCAGTGAACAGAGGACAGCACCTCTTGCCTGCTTGGGGCTTCAAGACCATCCCTGCAACTCACCTGGCTCCTTCGAGCACCACCACCAATGAACTGGCAGCCAGAGCTCACACGCGCTCCATTCCTAAGTTGTTGTTGTCtttctactttgaggaggaagGGAAATGGTCAGTGAAGTAACCAGCCTGGTGTGCTTTAAATACAGGTTTCCCCCACTATCTTAAAGGAGAGCATTCCTAGGAAACCTTTCATGAGCCGAAATGACGGGAAATGAAGAGGCAGTCACCTTAGGACATAGCTTGCTTGTGGATGCACAGAATAAATGGAGATGAAGGACAGCCGCTCACAGAGTACAAAGCTGTGGTGGTTGGGTGCTGGGATGCTGAGTGTGGTTCCCAGGAAGGAGCTTTGCAGTGTCACTCTCACTGCTTGGGGGTGCACTGCCACTATAAGGGCAAAACAAATGCTGGGCACTAGAGCAAAAAATCTTCAGATTCCTTTCAGTTAGCAAAAGCAGGTCCTCATGGAGGTCTTCCATAAAAACGAAGTGGTGTAAAGAGAACTTTCGAATAGCGGGGGATATCTGCAAACCTCACAGCCGGTGTGCTTTATATTAGAAGATATTCAAATGCTCACAGTGCTCCTATTTCCCATCTGGGTAGCGCTAGGCTTGGGAAACTAAGTTAGTGATAAAGAGGGTGTTTGGCAGCCATGGAATCGGAGTAGGGAGACTAAGATACACGATCCAGGCTTTCGTCAAGTCTGCCTGTCACTGAAGTAGTAAGACGAAGAACTTTCCGTGTGGCCTCCTCTGGTACCTCCTCTCCGTCTGCAGGGTTGGATGAGAACTGTTGGTCAGAGTGACCTGCTGGACATCCCTATGAATCTGGAGTCAGAAAGATTCCAGATGTTCCCAAGGATGGGCTAACTCAGCAGGCAGGGAGACTGGCACTGGATCCCTCTACACATAAAGACTGGCGAGCTTTAAAGTCGACACAGCCTGGAGCAAACGTTGTAGGGAACTGAACAGAAGAGTTGGCGTCGTGGCATTTACGGTCCACATAGAAGAAAAGCAGCTGGTCACTTTGGCACCCGGAATGCTGGGTGCTCTGAGACACTCACAAGCCTAAATCATAGATGGGAGAGAGGCTTGAGTTTCACAAAACACCTTAGACCATCACACGTGGTGGTATGGGCCCAGGTGTTAGAGTCTGTTCTTCAGGATACAGGCTTTGGGAGCAATGAAGTACACctgagggtgggggtggtctCCGAGGAGGTGGGGTGACTTGCTGAGGTCACACCTGCTCAGACTGGGCTCCTGGCCAGCCGGGCACCGCGGTTACATTCACCCACCACGTTCACCAATGTCTGTCTCCTGGGAGAGGAACGGGGCTTCCCGCCCTAGTGCCTGAGGCAGCTAGCCACATTCCTGGGTAACAGACACTTGAGAAAAAGCATGAAGCAACTGAATGTGAGTTCACGTATCAGTTGTAAAATGTTCCCTTTCCAGAAGTGATTGTGAACTGTGGAGAACCCTGAGGCGAGGACATGGGAGTCTGTGTGGAAGGGTGGCTGTCAGCTGTGACTGGCTTGTAATCTGGGTAAGAGCCTGCAGCACAGGCTTCAGTGacactgcccagcccagcccatctCCAGGGCCCTGGGTCTGAAAATTTGCCTGTCTATCTCACCTGCcctgctggcctccctgctgcGCACACAGAGCTGGAGTGGGGTGGGGCCCGTAGGGTGATTCGGGGTTCTGAAAAGCCGGGTCTGTGCTCCCAGACTCCTTCACCAAATGCACCGTGTTCATTTTTCAGGGCTCCTGGAGCAAAGCACTACAAACTGAGGGGCAGAAAACAGCCAACATTTaccttctcacagttctggaggccaaaagtccaaaatcaaggtgtgggcagggccacGTTCCCTCCAAATGTTCTGGGGCAGATGTGTTCCAGGCCTCGCCCCCATCGTCTGGTGATGAGGGCAATCCTTGCTGTTCCTTGACCTATAGCCTCTTCAGTCTAACTGCTGCCtctgcgccccccacccccgaccccggcctgctctctctgtgtgtgcatctgtctgtctctgtctcctctttccttatacccagtcatgttggattagggcctCTCCAGTGACCTCATCTCGACTGCATCTGCAAAGACCAGATTTccagataaggtcacattcacagttaCTGGGGTGAGGACTCCAGCATCACTTTTGGGGACACATGTCAAACCCATCGCAAGGAAATCACTGAGATACTGTGCCAAAGCTGGAGGAGGAGAGACTGAAATGCAAGCTCCTGATGTTGGGAGGAGGGGTGGACTGgcttcactgaggagggaagggggcgcAGGCAGCGTGGTTTTGACCAGACTGGACTTGCATTCTCCAGAGCTCTGGCCTTCCACGTGGAAGGCTGAGAAACTAGCTTTGGAGATGCACCAGAGCATTCAAAAAAGCTGAACGATACTAACAGAAATGttgtttttctgttcctttattttacaagtgattttttaaatgtctattttctTACTTCAATAACAGTAAAATAGCTTTGACGTGattgtaaataaagaaaaagcacAGTTGACTTTGAGGACTGTAGGAGCAGCTGAGAACTGAGCTATCTTCCATCAAATGTGACTGTTTTGTTTAGTGTTTCcataaactctgtgtgtgtgtgtgtgtgtgtgtgtgtgtgtgtgtgtgtgtgtgcctgttctAGAATTTATTTGTGGAGAGACAAGAGATGGTGGAGTCACATGTGGGTGACACTGACTTGAGGGGTAAATGGGTTTGAAGGGCAGGGGGGTTCAGAGAGATGGGCTGAGCTTGGGTGGGGGGCTTCTGGACAGCAACTTGGGAGAGAGAGGATGGGAAGACTGAAGCAAGATGGATTATTCTCTAAGAGTGAAATCTTTTTCTGCTCCATGAGACTCAAGAACCTTCCTCAGAGTTGTGGTGGGGCATGGCCTGTGGTCACAGCATGGCAGATGCCTTCCTGGAGGAAAGTGATTCCAGGGGCCTGGTAGAGACCCGTGCCCACCCCTAGGTTGGGGAAACAGACCACTCTACCTTGTGGATACTTTGTTAACCAGAGACAAGTCTATATTTCACAGTCATAGGTGTTCAGTCTGTTGCAAACGGTGACATCCTGTCCTTTCGTGGGAGCAATTATTTAGGGAAAGACTGCAGGGTGCTGTCCTGGGGCCTCGCAAGTATGGGAGAAGCAGGGCTCTCAGAGGAAGGGGGCACTGGAGTCCTCACGATGAGGCGTTGCCGACAGAGCTTGACTGAAGGCTTTTAGGAAACATCTTCCCAACtacctgacagaggacagagtTTCAGGCTAGGGTTAGGTCAGCCTCAGGGCAGGCGCGTTCTTGGTCCACACCAGGATGGGGGTTGACGGCTGACTTACGGAACATTCATTAGGAGCAGATGGATTCTGCTTCAGGCTCTCCAGATGCCAGACCCAGGCTCCCCTCCAGCCCAGGCGAGCAGTTCCTGCATCGCTCAGAGCCCCTCTCTTGCTGAGCTTTCCTCTCTCAAGATTTCCCTGGAGTGCTTTCAGGGCCCCCGGAACTCCATCCTGTGCCCCAGCTTACTCTCAAAAGGGCTGTATTTTGGTGGGTGAGGCTAACTGTCTCCCAGTAGCTGATCCTTGAGTCATTTCCTCCGGGATGCTGGCCTTCGCATCCACAGCGTGTGGTCCTCACTGCATGTTCACCCAAGCCTGGGTCTGCGGATCACCCGGCCTGATACCGCCTCCTATCAAGTCTGGGCTCCAGCTTCTCTCACTTTCCAGTTTATCCTCCAGCTGATGGGATGGTCTTTCTTTTAGCTTGTTATGCCCCAGCCTAGAAACTTTCATTCATTTCCTACAATTTAAGCATCTTAAATCAGCACAGGGGTCGAGAGGTTCCCTGGCATCCAGCCTGACACCCGTGG
Encoded here:
- the ZNF467 gene encoding zinc finger protein 467 isoform X4, translating into MKSCRWGWDWDFKTPVSQHQWGPLSISDVCGILEVAYSLPGHEVPSPEEGVPTEQAEAPCRGRVCTPWKPEPVGSCPGDEWMIRKVKVEEEEQEAGEEVEWPKHLSLLPSPFPSPDLGPLAAAYKLEPGAPGALGGLALTGWIPTSEKPYGCGECERRFRDQLTLRLHQRLHRGEGPCACPDCGRSFTQRAHMLLHQRSHRGERPFPCSECDKRFSKKAHLTRHLRTHTGERPYPCAECGKRFSQKIHLGSHQKTHTGERPFPCPECEKRFRKKTHLIRHQRIHTGERPYQCAQCARSFTHKQHLVRHQRVHEAAGRALASPDPPASPASPAPSPTPSPPGPKPFACSDCGQSFGWKKNLATHQRLHRSEGSPFGCDECALGATVDPAAAEPLACAARSTAAPQGAPAGERSFFCPDCGRGFAHGQHLARHRQVHTGDRPFACAQCGRRFGSRPNLVAHSRAHSGARPFACAQCGRRFSRKSHLGRHQAVHTGSRPHACAVCARSFSSKTNLVRHQAIHTGSRPFSCPQCGKSFSRKTHLVRHQRIHDVAALPASHADLSAPAWPTPTEVAAPALFF
- the ZNF467 gene encoding zinc finger protein 467 isoform X2, which codes for MRETFEALSSLGLSVGQPEMAPQSEPGEGSHNAQEQMSAPQEERVLGTCSGHEVPSPEEGVPTEQAEAPCRGRVCTPWKPEPVGSCPGDEWMIRKVKVEEEEQEAGEEVEWPKHLSLLPSPFPSPDLGPLAAAYKLEPGAPGALGGLALTGWIPTSEKPYGCGECERRFRDQLTLRLHQRLHRGEGPCACPDCGRSFTQRAHMLLHQRSHRGERPFPCSECDKRFSKKAHLTRHLRTHTGERPYPCAECGKRFSQKIHLGSHQKTHTGERPFPCPECEKRFRKKTHLIRHQRIHTGERPYQCAQCARSFTHKQHLVRHQRVHEAAGRALASPDPPASPASPAPSPTPSPPGPKPFACSDCGQSFGWKKNLATHQRLHRSEGSPFGCDECALGATVDPAAAEPLACAARSTAAPQGAPAGERSFFCPDCGRGFAHGQHLARHRQVHTGDRPFACAQCGRRFGSRPNLVAHSRAHSGARPFACAQCGRRFSRKSHLGRHQAVHTGSRPHACAVCARSFSSKTNLVRHQAIHTGSRPFSCPQCGKSFSRKTHLVRHQRIHDVAALPASHADLSAPAWPTPTEVAAPALFF
- the ZNF467 gene encoding zinc finger protein 467 isoform X6; amino-acid sequence: MRETFEALSSLGHEVPSPEEGVPTEQAEAPCRGRVCTPWKPEPVGSCPGDEWMIRKVKVEEEEQEAGEEVEWPKHLSLLPSPFPSPDLGPLAAAYKLEPGAPGALGGLALTGWIPTSEKPYGCGECERRFRDQLTLRLHQRLHRGEGPCACPDCGRSFTQRAHMLLHQRSHRGERPFPCSECDKRFSKKAHLTRHLRTHTGERPYPCAECGKRFSQKIHLGSHQKTHTGERPFPCPECEKRFRKKTHLIRHQRIHTGERPYQCAQCARSFTHKQHLVRHQRVHEAAGRALASPDPPASPASPAPSPTPSPPGPKPFACSDCGQSFGWKKNLATHQRLHRSEGSPFGCDECALGATVDPAAAEPLACAARSTAAPQGAPAGERSFFCPDCGRGFAHGQHLARHRQVHTGDRPFACAQCGRRFGSRPNLVAHSRAHSGARPFACAQCGRRFSRKSHLGRHQAVHTGSRPHACAVCARSFSSKTNLVRHQAIHTGSRPFSCPQCGKSFSRKTHLVRHQRIHDVAALPASHADLSAPAWPTPTEVAAPALFF
- the ZNF467 gene encoding zinc finger protein 467 isoform X3 — encoded protein: MPRSRCRLPRKRECWAHAQHQWGPLSISDVCGILEVAYSLPGHEVPSPEEGVPTEQAEAPCRGRVCTPWKPEPVGSCPGDEWMIRKVKVEEEEQEAGEEVEWPKHLSLLPSPFPSPDLGPLAAAYKLEPGAPGALGGLALTGWIPTSEKPYGCGECERRFRDQLTLRLHQRLHRGEGPCACPDCGRSFTQRAHMLLHQRSHRGERPFPCSECDKRFSKKAHLTRHLRTHTGERPYPCAECGKRFSQKIHLGSHQKTHTGERPFPCPECEKRFRKKTHLIRHQRIHTGERPYQCAQCARSFTHKQHLVRHQRVHEAAGRALASPDPPASPASPAPSPTPSPPGPKPFACSDCGQSFGWKKNLATHQRLHRSEGSPFGCDECALGATVDPAAAEPLACAARSTAAPQGAPAGERSFFCPDCGRGFAHGQHLARHRQVHTGDRPFACAQCGRRFGSRPNLVAHSRAHSGARPFACAQCGRRFSRKSHLGRHQAVHTGSRPHACAVCARSFSSKTNLVRHQAIHTGSRPFSCPQCGKSFSRKTHLVRHQRIHDVAALPASHADLSAPAWPTPTEVAAPALFF
- the ZNF467 gene encoding zinc finger protein 467 isoform X1, encoding MYFLLRVCGPIPGGAWVAMRETFEALSSLGLSVGQPEMAPQSEPGEGSHNAQEQMSAPQEERVLGTCSGHEVPSPEEGVPTEQAEAPCRGRVCTPWKPEPVGSCPGDEWMIRKVKVEEEEQEAGEEVEWPKHLSLLPSPFPSPDLGPLAAAYKLEPGAPGALGGLALTGWIPTSEKPYGCGECERRFRDQLTLRLHQRLHRGEGPCACPDCGRSFTQRAHMLLHQRSHRGERPFPCSECDKRFSKKAHLTRHLRTHTGERPYPCAECGKRFSQKIHLGSHQKTHTGERPFPCPECEKRFRKKTHLIRHQRIHTGERPYQCAQCARSFTHKQHLVRHQRVHEAAGRALASPDPPASPASPAPSPTPSPPGPKPFACSDCGQSFGWKKNLATHQRLHRSEGSPFGCDECALGATVDPAAAEPLACAARSTAAPQGAPAGERSFFCPDCGRGFAHGQHLARHRQVHTGDRPFACAQCGRRFGSRPNLVAHSRAHSGARPFACAQCGRRFSRKSHLGRHQAVHTGSRPHACAVCARSFSSKTNLVRHQAIHTGSRPFSCPQCGKSFSRKTHLVRHQRIHDVAALPASHADLSAPAWPTPTEVAAPALFF
- the ZNF467 gene encoding zinc finger protein 467 isoform X5; translation: MYFLLRVCGPIPGGAWVAMRETFEALSSLGHEVPSPEEGVPTEQAEAPCRGRVCTPWKPEPVGSCPGDEWMIRKVKVEEEEQEAGEEVEWPKHLSLLPSPFPSPDLGPLAAAYKLEPGAPGALGGLALTGWIPTSEKPYGCGECERRFRDQLTLRLHQRLHRGEGPCACPDCGRSFTQRAHMLLHQRSHRGERPFPCSECDKRFSKKAHLTRHLRTHTGERPYPCAECGKRFSQKIHLGSHQKTHTGERPFPCPECEKRFRKKTHLIRHQRIHTGERPYQCAQCARSFTHKQHLVRHQRVHEAAGRALASPDPPASPASPAPSPTPSPPGPKPFACSDCGQSFGWKKNLATHQRLHRSEGSPFGCDECALGATVDPAAAEPLACAARSTAAPQGAPAGERSFFCPDCGRGFAHGQHLARHRQVHTGDRPFACAQCGRRFGSRPNLVAHSRAHSGARPFACAQCGRRFSRKSHLGRHQAVHTGSRPHACAVCARSFSSKTNLVRHQAIHTGSRPFSCPQCGKSFSRKTHLVRHQRIHDVAALPASHADLSAPAWPTPTEVAAPALFF
- the ZNF467 gene encoding zinc finger protein 467 isoform X7 — its product is MIRKVKVEEEEQEAGEEVEWPKHLSLLPSPFPSPDLGPLAAAYKLEPGAPGALGGLALTGWIPTSEKPYGCGECERRFRDQLTLRLHQRLHRGEGPCACPDCGRSFTQRAHMLLHQRSHRGERPFPCSECDKRFSKKAHLTRHLRTHTGERPYPCAECGKRFSQKIHLGSHQKTHTGERPFPCPECEKRFRKKTHLIRHQRIHTGERPYQCAQCARSFTHKQHLVRHQRVHEAAGRALASPDPPASPASPAPSPTPSPPGPKPFACSDCGQSFGWKKNLATHQRLHRSEGSPFGCDECALGATVDPAAAEPLACAARSTAAPQGAPAGERSFFCPDCGRGFAHGQHLARHRQVHTGDRPFACAQCGRRFGSRPNLVAHSRAHSGARPFACAQCGRRFSRKSHLGRHQAVHTGSRPHACAVCARSFSSKTNLVRHQAIHTGSRPFSCPQCGKSFSRKTHLVRHQRIHDVAALPASHADLSAPAWPTPTEVAAPALFF